The following are from one region of the Apostichopus japonicus isolate 1M-3 chromosome 17, ASM3797524v1, whole genome shotgun sequence genome:
- the LOC139954757 gene encoding interferon-induced very large GTPase 1-like, producing MHSPDRTVLNDYTFDNSIATLAMCIGDLTLLNIGQETMGPDMIGILQIVVHALIRMQKVKLVSNCRIIHQRVSDIAVAANNKTNMTKIKDALNSVTRIAAAEEKVDNIQDFSDVFPLAEEDDLQFFPCLWMGLMSPPNSGYSDKIHALKEAIFKPKVNQPVILPQFTMAKFVKRLKEVWNALKSEDFVFNFQNSFDALSNQRFRLEHSKLIEKMRTEVFEWELSNGRNITNATKTGFYRRLEIEITHQCEDINKKIDEYVEEHADEEEVKRRHESIKNETIGIGRDIKKVIRENTEIQLQNKADIEGLPNFIREAKEELKYEAKSTANQLNHTEDTHYWKENHEELDRQFDELWDKKIKQLEINFNKFRIAERYIEQACDNSLRKLMVGTEFSKAYNDEMQSDKKNEWYVLKKGKDSANWLERHILGSKDGLDEVHNLVLGIVNHHKSDLRKHAKDIPFQESRVDTILLAVYNVLQDSKVNNKTFVSTLHAVQNEVCTVCKDCQRKYESHNSLHRMFENEKDCLKDEFKGYVDETIKSGAAVKRSYSECVTVLQKYTLNAFDVKLLLHIRNEDCYNDKERMIGRILEELCLEKDPKLYYDFIQDNNTFVSDWLSQKVLTEITTRSQYWVTDVIYTKISEILSDVQSALHKTKHELTEREGKQTTTFREWANTFLQSEYMTEYGMDIQFSVEDFNLSDIEEFTNMLYRMFSSQLKRDITKGWNLEKLSDPSVASKLYSNMRDVARDIIDHLGTCKEVCPFCKVPCHLQIRGEHKHKATFHYSQGVAGYHYEKSNKLISASCTMLVASDTRYLHCEGPPKVYKLYKEYAKDYPSWDITPISGDTPIVYWKWVLQTFNKDFAKLYNAKPAEFPNELCTVSQRDALKCLRKEYHMTSK from the coding sequence ATGCATTCTCCAGATCGAACAGTTCTTAACGACTACACTTTCGACAATTCGATAGCTACACTGGCCATGTGCATTGGAGACCTTACCCTGTTGAATATCGGTCAAGAAACGATGGGCCCAGATATGATTGGCATATTGCAAATAGTTGTCCATGCGTTGATAAGAATGCAGAAAGTCAAGTTGGTTTCAAATTGCAGAATTATTCATCAGAGAGTGAGCGACATAGCAGTTGCCGCTAACAATAAAACTAATATGACTAAAATAAAGGATGCTCTCAACAGCGTCACTCGTATTGCTGCTGCTGAGGAAAAAGTAGATAACATTCAAGATTTTTCAGATGTATTTCCTTTAGCTGAAGAGGATGACTTGCAATTTTTCCCATGCTTATGGATGGGTTTAATGTCGCCTCCGAATTCTGGATACAGTGATAAAATTCACGCTTTAAAGGAAGCCATTTTTAAACCCAAAGTAAATCAACCGGTAATCCTGCCTCAGTTTACAATGGCAAAGTTTGTCAAAAGGTTAAAAGAGGTATGGAATGCATTGAAATCAGAAGATTTCGTCTTCAATTTCCAAAATAGTTTTGATGCCCTCAGTAACCAAAGATTCCGACTAGAGCATAGTAAACTTATTGAAAAAATGAGAACTGAGGTATTTGAATGGGAACTTAGCAATGGTAGAAATATCACGAATGCTACGAAAACAGGCTTTTACAGAAGGCTAGAGATTGAAATAACTCATCAATGCGAAgatataaataagaaaatagATGAATACGTAGAGGAGCATGCAGACGAAGAAGAGGTGAAAAGACGTCATGAGAGtatcaaaaatgaaacaatcgGAATTGGCAGAGATATTAAAAAAGTCATCAGAGAAAACACAGAGATACAATTACAAAATAAGGCCGATATAGAAGGATTGCCAAATTTCATCAGAGAGGCAAAAGAAGAACTGAAATATGAGGCTAAATCAACCGCAAATCAATTAAATCACACAGAAGACACTCACTATTGGAAGGAAAACCATGAGGAATTGGATAGACAATTTGACGAACTATGggataaaaaaattaaacagcTTGAAATAAACTTCAACAAATTTAGAATAGCTGAGAGATATATCGAGCAGGCGTGTGATAACAGTCTTAGAAAACTAATGGTTGGTACAGAATTTAGCAAAGCTTACAATGACGAGATGCAAAGTGACAAAAAGAATGAGTGGTACGTTCTCAAGAAGGGGAAAGACTCTGCTAATTGGCTTGAAAGACACATTTTGGGATCTAAGGACGGACTGGACGAAgttcataatttagttttaggAATTGTAAATCATCATAAAAGTGATCTTAGAAAACACGCGAAAGATATACCGTTTCAAGAAAGTCGCGTAGATACTATTTTACTAGCAGTGTACAATGTATTACAGGATAGCAAAGTCAATAATAAAACTTTTGTTAGTACCCTTCATGCAGTTCAGAACGAGGTTTGTACAGTTTGCAAAGATTGTCAACGAAAGTATGAAAGTCACAATTCATTACATAGaatgtttgaaaatgagaaGGATTGTTTAAAGGACGAATTTAAAGGCTATGTTGATGAAACCATTAAGAGTGGAGCGGCTGTAAAGCGATCATATTCTGAGTGTGTGACTGTCTTGCAAAAGTACACCTTAAATGCCTTCGATGTAAAACTCTTGCTACACATTCGGAACGAAGATTGTTATAATGATAAGGAAAGGATGATTGGCAGAATTTTAGAAGAGCTCTGTCTTGAGAAAGATCCAAAGTTGTATTATGATTTTATACAGGACAATAATACATTCGTTAGCGATTGGTTGAGCCAAAAGGTTCTAACTGAAATAACAACACGGTCTCAATATTGGGTTACAGAcgtaatatatacaaaaatcaGTGAAATACTTAGTGATGTTCAATCTGCATTACATAAGACTAAACATGAATTGACGGAACGTGAaggtaaacaaacaacaacatttcgGGAATGGGCAAATACATTTCTGCAAAGCGAGTACATGACAGAGTATGGAATGGATATACAGTTTTCCGTTGAGGATTTCAATCTAAGCGACATTGAAGAATTTACCAACATGTTGTACAGAATGTTCAGTTCGCAATTGAAAAGAGATATTACTAAAGGATGGAACTTAGAAAAACTAAGTGATCCATCAGTAGCATCTAAGCTTTATTCAAACATGCGGGATGTGGCACGTGATATCATAGACCATTTAGGAACGTGTAAGGAAGTTTGTCCTTTCTGTAAGGTGCCCTGCCATTTGCAAATCAGAGGTGAACATAAACACAAAGCTACCTTTCATTACTCACAGGGTGTGGCAGGATATCATTACGAAAAGTCAAACAAACTGATATCCGCTTCATGCACAATGTTAGTAGCTTCCGACACTAGATATCTACACTGCGAAGGGCCACCAAAGGTGTATAAGCTTTACAAGGAGTATGCCAAGGATTATCCATCTTGGGATATTACTCCAATTTCAGGGGATACTCCAATAGTTTACTGGAAGTGGGTATTGCAAACTTTCAATAAAGATTTTGCGAAGTTGTACAATGCAAAGCCAGCAGAATTCCCAAACGAATTGTGTACAGTTTCACAACGAGATGCATTAAAATGTTTAAGAAAGGAGTACCATATGACCAGTAAATAG